A single window of Martelella sp. NC20 DNA harbors:
- a CDS encoding ABC transporter substrate-binding protein, producing MNIKTFLGGVAIAAIALPGLAQAETFSLWVRSDGSEFMPKLVEAFNAMGEDKAELQIVPVNELVQKYAIAAAGGSQPDALSLDLIYTPSFAQAGQLKDLTAFAQSLPYYDSLSKAHLSVGTYDGKIYGMPFSADASVLVWNKNLFRQAGLDPDKAPETWADIRADAEAVSALGDDTYGFYFSGNCGGCNIFTFTPLVWASGGVLFEDEGAKATVETPQMKEAIAFYRGMVQEGLVPAGSQTDAGSNFFAAFAGGNIGITPSGSFAIGALNNQYPDLEYGVTYLPGKDGDWSSFAGGDNIVVSAKTADSKMPAIQAFIEFAYSPDGQKILAQNGSLPVRDDVAEQALEGLDARYLIAAKAMAKGRTPYSPVFNDLINSRNGPWVTMLNKAFYAGSEEEVDEAMAEAQQEMQAIIDASR from the coding sequence ATGAATATCAAGACTTTTCTCGGCGGCGTCGCCATCGCCGCGATCGCGCTGCCGGGCCTTGCCCAGGCCGAGACGTTTTCGCTCTGGGTGCGCTCCGATGGTTCGGAGTTCATGCCGAAACTGGTCGAGGCCTTCAACGCCATGGGCGAGGACAAGGCCGAACTTCAGATCGTGCCGGTCAATGAACTGGTGCAGAAATATGCGATCGCCGCCGCCGGCGGCTCGCAACCCGATGCGCTTTCGCTCGACCTGATCTACACGCCGTCCTTCGCGCAGGCCGGGCAGTTGAAGGATCTGACTGCGTTTGCGCAATCGCTGCCCTATTACGACAGCCTGTCGAAGGCGCATCTGTCGGTCGGCACCTATGACGGCAAGATCTATGGCATGCCGTTCTCGGCCGATGCCTCGGTTCTGGTCTGGAACAAGAACCTGTTCAGGCAAGCGGGCCTCGATCCGGACAAGGCGCCGGAAACATGGGCCGATATCCGTGCAGACGCCGAAGCCGTCTCGGCGCTGGGGGATGATACCTACGGGTTCTACTTCTCCGGCAATTGCGGTGGCTGCAACATCTTCACCTTCACGCCGCTGGTCTGGGCATCAGGCGGGGTTCTGTTCGAGGATGAAGGCGCGAAGGCGACCGTCGAAACGCCGCAGATGAAGGAGGCGATCGCGTTCTATCGCGGCATGGTTCAGGAAGGCCTGGTTCCGGCCGGATCGCAGACCGACGCCGGCTCCAACTTCTTTGCCGCGTTCGCCGGCGGCAATATCGGCATCACGCCGTCCGGTTCGTTCGCGATCGGCGCGCTCAACAACCAGTATCCGGATCTTGAATACGGCGTCACCTATCTGCCGGGCAAGGATGGCGACTGGTCGTCTTTTGCCGGCGGCGACAATATCGTCGTGTCGGCAAAAACGGCGGACTCGAAAATGCCGGCGATCCAGGCCTTCATCGAATTCGCCTATTCGCCGGACGGACAGAAGATCCTGGCGCAGAACGGCTCCCTGCCGGTGCGGGACGATGTCGCCGAACAGGCGCTTGAAGGCCTCGATGCGCGGTATCTGATCGCCGCGAAGGCGATGGCGAAGGGCAGAACGCCTTACAGCCCGGTCTTCAACGACCTGATCAACTCGCGCAACGGTCCCTGGGTCACCATGCTCAACAAGGCCTTCTACGCCGGCAGCGAAGAAGAGGTCGACGAGGCCATGGCCGAGGCGCAGCAAGAGATGCAGGCGATCATCGACGCCTCGCGCTGA
- a CDS encoding LacI family DNA-binding transcriptional regulator, which yields MTDRAAKLQSAGVYQRSTIRDVAAGANVSVTTASRALNGTGRMSEVTRERVRAVAAELDYRPNSIARGLVQQRSFTLGLLTNDTYGRFTLPLASGLSSAMADRGVSVFLSAGEYEPESLILNLRAMEEKRVDGLIITGKRIDRGLPIDLPPLGMPVVYVYAAAPDGAVSFVPDDENAARAAVRHLIGLGRYRIAHITGPKDFKAARLREAGWRAALREAGLAPHGPAVFSAWTEAHGFTTAHAMIDDGAVPDAIFCGNDQIARGVIDAFTLAGVRVPQDVAVVGFDNWEVFAQATRPPLTTIDMGLAGLGRSAGLALLDLIDGKPVEPGVRETPCQLVIRESCGANSV from the coding sequence ACCGCATCGCGCGCCCTCAACGGAACCGGCCGCATGTCGGAGGTAACCCGGGAGCGCGTCCGCGCCGTTGCCGCCGAGCTTGATTACCGTCCGAATTCGATTGCGCGCGGTCTGGTCCAGCAGCGCTCCTTCACGCTTGGTCTTCTGACGAACGACACCTATGGCCGTTTCACCCTGCCATTGGCCTCCGGCCTGTCCTCGGCAATGGCCGATCGCGGCGTTTCCGTGTTTCTGAGCGCCGGTGAATACGAACCTGAAAGCCTGATCCTCAATCTGAGAGCGATGGAGGAGAAGCGTGTCGATGGTCTGATCATCACCGGCAAGCGCATCGATCGTGGCCTGCCGATCGATCTGCCGCCGCTCGGCATGCCTGTGGTCTATGTCTATGCCGCCGCGCCCGATGGTGCGGTGAGCTTCGTTCCCGATGACGAGAATGCGGCCCGTGCTGCCGTTCGCCATCTCATCGGTCTCGGGCGCTACCGGATCGCGCATATCACCGGGCCGAAGGATTTCAAGGCTGCGCGTCTGAGAGAAGCGGGCTGGCGCGCGGCGCTTCGGGAAGCCGGGCTGGCGCCGCATGGCCCGGCTGTCTTTTCCGCCTGGACGGAAGCGCATGGATTTACGACCGCCCACGCGATGATCGACGACGGCGCAGTCCCCGATGCGATTTTTTGCGGCAACGACCAGATCGCGCGCGGCGTGATTGATGCCTTCACGCTTGCCGGCGTGCGGGTGCCTCAGGATGTGGCGGTTGTCGGCTTTGACAACTGGGAAGTGTTTGCCCAGGCAACGCGCCCGCCGCTCACAACAATTGATATGGGGCTTGCGGGCCTCGGACGCAGCGCCGGCCTGGCGCTGCTCGATCTCATCGACGGCAAGCCGGTGGAACCGGGTGTTCGGGAGACGCCCTGCCAGCTTGTCATTCGTGAGTCCTGCGGCGCAAACAGCGTTTGA